The following coding sequences are from one Saccopteryx bilineata isolate mSacBil1 chromosome 3, mSacBil1_pri_phased_curated, whole genome shotgun sequence window:
- the LOC136328842 gene encoding LOW QUALITY PROTEIN: uncharacterized protein (The sequence of the model RefSeq protein was modified relative to this genomic sequence to represent the inferred CDS: inserted 2 bases in 1 codon; substituted 4 bases at 4 genomic stop codons), which translates to MGQKTSTPLSLTLSHWSEVDARAHNLSLLVKKRKWQTFCASEWPTFGVGWLTTGNFHKDTIKAVKAVIFNPGPHGRPDQQPYIWVWEDLADDPPPWIQPFLPPPAPSLPTTLSTTPGTPRPAPTHPDLCSMLSLKPPEPTAPPPYPRDVPASTAGPQLGAPHQDERGPSVEGRAQGTRSRRAQNPDDVAVTLPLRPFGPPVPDGQGENMPALQYWPFSSSDLYNWKNNNPPFSEDPVKLTDLLKSLMFSHQPTWDDCQQLLGIFFTSEERDXILLEARKLVPGPDGCPTQLSNLIDEAFPLRRPNWDPNTPEGRQRLLLYRQTLMMGLRAAARRPTNLAKVREVIQGPEESPSRFLERLIEAYRRYTPFDPESEEQRGALTMTFIGQSATDIRRKLQRTDGLQDMALRDLVKKADKVYYKRETAEEKEQRLEKEREDQESKXDKWKNKELTKILATIVGKQDRRGKHSTSGPNQKPKLGPNQCAYCKEEGHWVRDCPKKKKKKTEEILALGDXGRKRQGSDPLPELRVTFNVEGTPIDFQVDTGAVYSALQSPLXKKSLVQGANGCQHRSWTTKRTMDLGREKVQHSFLALPECPVPLLGRDLLTKLGASVDFKPQGPEVRFSNPLVSQPVVTMLTLSAEDEYKLYETPAPGPHSTEDRWLQSFPEAWAETAGPGLAVKRPPVVVYLKPSATPVRVKQYYMSKEAREGIRPHIQRLLGQGILRPCQSGWNTPLQPVKKAGTGDYRPVQDLREVNSRVMDIHPTVPNPYNLLSTLSPDRKWYTVLDLKDAFFCLRLHEDSQPLFAFEWTDPENGLSRQLTWTRLPQGFKNSPTIFDEALHQDLSAYXASTPEVTLLQYVDDLLLAAATIEQCEQGTEKLLVELAKLGYQASAKKAQICQPEVTFLGYSL; encoded by the exons ATGGGACAGAAAACTTCCACCCCACTGTCCCTGACTTTGTCTCATTGGTCTGAGGTTGATGCCCGAGCCCATAATCTGTCTCTTCTTGTTAAGAAGCGCAAGTGGCAGACTTTCTGTGCCTCCGAGTGGCCCACCTTCGGAGTAGGTTGGCTGACCACTGGAAACTTCCACAAAGACACCATAAAGGCGGTTAAAGCAGTCATCTTCAATCCAGGACCCCATGGCCGTCCGGATCAACAGCCTTATATTTGGGTTTGGGAAGACCTGGCCGACGACCCTCCTCCTTGGATCcaacctttccttcctccccctgcaCCCTCCCTCCCAACAACCCTCTCCACCACTCCAGGCACTCCCAGACCTGCTCCAACTCATCCAGACCTCTGCTCTATGCTTTCACTAAAACCTCCGGAGCCAACGGCAC CGCCTCCCTATCCCAGGGATGTCCCTGCCAGCACTGCAGGCCCCCAGCTTGGGGCCCCACATCAGGACGAACGGGGACCATCAGTAGAGGGTCGAGCCCAAGGTACCCGGAGCCGGAGAGCACAAAACCCAGATGACGTGGCCGTCACCCTGCCCCTTCGACCTTTCGGACCCCCTGTCCCTGACGGCCAAGGGGAGAACATGCCAGCGCTTCAGTATtggcccttctcctcctcagatctatacaattggaaaaacaataatcCGCCTTTTTCAGAGGACCCTGTCAAACTTACTGACCTTCTCAAGTCTCTTATGTTTTCCCATCAGCCCACTTGGGATGACTGCCAGCAGCTTTTAGGTATCTTCTTCACCTcagaagaaagagactgaattCTCCTCGAGGCCAGGAAATTGGTTCCTGGACCTGATGGTTGTCCTACACAACTCTCCAACCTTATAGATGAGGCTTTTCCCCTGAGGCGGCCTAACTGGGACCCTAATACGCCTGAAGGTAGGCAGCGACTCTTACTCTATCGCCAGACTCTGATGATGGGTCTCCGAGCGGCGGCGAGACGCCCCACTAATTTGGCTAAGGTAAGAGAAGTAATTCAAGGGCCAGAGGAATCCCCATCCAGATTCCTAGAGAGACTAATAGAAGCCTATAGGAGGTACACCCCTTTCGACCCTgagtctgaagaacagagaggggcACTGACTATGACTTTTATAGGACAGTCAGCTACTGATATTCGGAGGAAACTCCAGAGGACGGATGGGTTACAGGACATGGCTCTGAGAGATTTAGTCAAGAAAGCTGATAAGGTATACTATAAAAGAGAGacagcagaggaaaaggagcaaagattagaaaaagaacgTGAGGATCAGGAAAGTAAGTgagataaatggaaaaataaagaattaacgaAGATTTTGGCTACCATAGtagggaaacaagatagaagaggAAAGCATAGTACCTCGGgcccaaaccaaaaaccaaaattagGACCTAACCAGTGTGCCTACTGTAAAGAAGAAGGACACTGGGTCAGGGATTGccctaagaagaagaaaaagaagactgaggaaaTCCTTGCCCTAGGAGATTAGGGGCGTAAGCGTCAGGGTTCGGACCCCCTCCCCGAACTCAGGGTAACATTCAATGTAGAAGGGACACCAATCGACTTTCAGGTGGATACAGGAGCGGTTTACTCCGCCTTGCAGAGCCCGCT CAAAAAATCCTTGGTCCAGGGGGCAAATGGATGCCAGCATAGGTCATGGACAACTAAAAGGACAATGGACCTGGGGAGGGAAAAAGTACAGCACTCCTTTCTGGCATTACCAGAATGCCCTGTCCCGCTGCTGGGGAGGGATTTGCTTACCAAGTTGGGGGCGAGTGTTGATTTCAAACCTCAGGGACCAGAAGTAAGATTCAGTAACCCTCTTGTCAGTCAGCCTGTTGTGACCATGCTGACCTTGTCTGCTGAAGATGAGTATAAACTGTATGAGACCCCTGCCCCCGGACCCCATTCAACAGAAGACAGGTGGCTTCAGAGCttcccagaggcctgggcagaaACGGCAGGGCCAGGATTGGCAGTAAAAAGGCCTCCGGTGGTAGTATACTTAAAGCCCTCCGCCACCCCCGTAAGGGTCAAACAATACTACATGAGTAAAGAGGCCCGGGAAGGCATTAGACCTCACATCCAGAGGCTGCTAGGACAAGGGATCCTGAGGCCTTGTCAATCAGGGTGGAACACCCCCCTGCAACCAGTGAAGaaagcagggacaggggactatAGACCGGTCCAGGATTTGAGAGAGGTTAACAGTCGGGTAATGGACATACATCCAACGGTCCCGAACCCTTACAACCTCCTCAGTACCCTCAGTCCTGACAGGAAGTGGTATACAGTACTGGacctgaaagatgccttcttctgcTTGCGCCTGCATGAGGACAGCCAACCCctgtttgcttttgaatggactGACCCTGAGAATGGACTCAGCAGACAGCTCACCTGGACGCGGCTACCCCAGGGCTTCAAGAACTCTCCCACCATCTTTGACGAAGCGCTGCACCAGGACTTGAGTGCCTACTGAGCCTCCACCCCTGAGGTAACTCTGTTGCAGTATGTTGATGATCTGTTACTTGCAGCCGCCACCATAGAGCAGTGCGAACAGGGAACTGAGAAACTGCTTGTCGAACTGGCCAAACTGGGATATCAGGCATCCGCCaaaaaggcccagatctgccaaccCGAAGTCACCTTCCTGGGCTACTCTCTCTGA